A stretch of the Aegilops tauschii subsp. strangulata cultivar AL8/78 chromosome 4, Aet v6.0, whole genome shotgun sequence genome encodes the following:
- the LOC120962635 gene encoding protein SMAX1-LIKE 3-like, producing the protein MRAAGFWSSQSQVGATMVGAAVSWEQPIRASCDVPKLQPSVVAHVVPDGSECQASKAKSGTAQPAFLCGTEVILPPWLHRYKCTKYTSTTYCGASLQANSASCRPKFTELTAQNLKILCGALELRVPRHANIIPGISSTVLRCRSGVTRRRAGVWPTTWLLFRGRDSGGKTAVARELARLVFGSYAEFTTLQVQGNPDIPAQTGKLALKRQRSPDIDGEGNGGDVRARLFEAIVENPHRVILIDGVNRLDGDSEMRIKNAIAGGTIARGYNDDMVGLEDAIVVLSSDVCDSRSVASASSQRVKRRRNNADMEVRPRRGLYWDLNICAVDGEEEEDSLAHDEGVISVVDGVFLFN; encoded by the exons ATGCGCGCGGCCGGCTTCTGGAGCTCCCAGTCCCAGGTCGGGGCCACCATGGTAGGCGCCGCCGTCTCGTGGGAGCAGCCGATTAGGGCAAGTTGCGACGTCCCGAAACTCCAGCCATCGGTCGTCGCCCACGTCGTCCCGGACGGAAG TGAATGTCAAGCTAGCAAAGCAAAATCAGGAACAGCGCAGCCGGCTTTCTTATGCGGCACCGAGGTGATCCTGCCTCCCTGGCTCCACCGCTACAAATGTACAAAATACACCAGTACAACGTACTGCGGCGCCAGTCTTCAAGCAAAC TCTGCTTCCTGCCGTCCGAAGTTCACGGAGCTCACCGCGCAAAATCTCAAGATCCTGTGTGGCGCGCTCGAGCTGCGCGTTCCACGGCACGCGAACATCATTCCCGGCATATCGAGCACAGTGCTTCGATGCCGGTCCGGCGTGACAAGGCGGAGGGCGGGCGTATGGCCGACGACCTGGCTGCTCTTCCGAGGAAGGGACAGTGGGGGCAAGACGGCGGTTGCTCGCGAGCTCGCGAGGCTCGTGTTTGGCTCCTACGCCGAGTTCACCACCTTGCAGGTTCAGGGTAACCCCGACATCCCCGCACAAACCGGCAAACTTGCCCTCAAGAGGCAGAGATCACCGGACATCGACGGCGAGGGCAATGGTGGTGACGTCAGGGCGAGGCTGTTTGAAGCGATTGTGGAGAACCCTCACCGCGTCATATTGATCGATGGCGTCAACCGACTGGATGGCGATTCGGAAATGCGCATCAAGAATGCTATCGCGGGAGGAACAATAGCGAGGGGATACAACGATGACATGGTTGGTTTGGAGGATGCCATCGTGGTGCTGAGCTCCGACGTGTGTGACTCGAGGTCTGTGGCTTCCGCTTCCTCCCAACGGGTGAAGCGACGACGTAACAACGCGGACATGGAAGTGAGACCACGtcgtggtctttactgggatctGAACATTTGTGCAGTGGacggggaagaggaggaagacAGTTTGGCTCATGATGAGGGGGTCATAAGTGTGGTCGATGGTGTTTTCCTTTTCAATTAG